The following are from one region of the Hymenobacter radiodurans genome:
- a CDS encoding M16 family metallopeptidase — translation MLSTQRFIPTLLLGLGGFFALNSCSQKTTSGVAGDTNAPQASQTTEVAKVATYQVPVEYYTLNNGLKVVLSPDKTAPVATIAAYYNIGFRIEPRNRTGFAHLFEHMMFQGSKNLGKMEFIQVVQKNGGILNGSTRFDFTNYFEIVPAHKLETMLWAEADRMRGLNITQENLTNQQGVVKNEVKVNVLNQPYGGFPWLDMPQYANKNWHNAHNFYGDLKDLDAANLEDVQSFFKTFYAPNNAALVVVGDFNPAEAKTWIKKYFENIPKSTLPPKVDLTEPRQEKEQRFSKDDKLATKPALAFAYHMPDKNTPEYYAMGLLDQILLQGNDSRLYHALVQERGYTGSVSGGINSSLGNMFNYNGPMLWDGSLVYDKTVSADSVVAVLDREIQKLDKEGVSQEMLDLAIVKMRSDLYDQVSQLYGFGKADLLASFALFENDPKRINQLESEFRKVTPELMQKTLREYLRPTNRTILTINPLAKS, via the coding sequence ATGCTCTCAACACAACGATTTATTCCCACTCTACTATTGGGTTTGGGGGGCTTTTTTGCCCTGAATTCCTGTAGTCAGAAAACCACGTCGGGGGTGGCCGGCGACACAAATGCCCCCCAAGCTTCCCAGACCACGGAGGTAGCCAAAGTAGCTACCTACCAGGTGCCCGTGGAGTACTACACGCTCAACAATGGCCTGAAGGTGGTGCTTTCACCCGACAAAACGGCCCCTGTGGCAACCATTGCGGCGTATTATAACATCGGTTTCCGCATTGAGCCTCGCAACCGCACGGGCTTCGCGCACTTATTTGAGCACATGATGTTTCAGGGCTCCAAAAACCTGGGCAAAATGGAGTTCATTCAGGTGGTGCAGAAAAACGGCGGCATCCTGAACGGCTCCACCCGCTTCGACTTCACCAACTACTTCGAAATCGTGCCTGCGCACAAGCTCGAAACCATGCTCTGGGCCGAAGCCGACCGCATGCGCGGCCTCAACATCACCCAGGAAAACCTGACCAACCAGCAGGGTGTGGTGAAAAACGAGGTGAAGGTAAACGTGCTCAATCAGCCCTACGGCGGCTTTCCGTGGCTGGATATGCCCCAGTACGCCAACAAGAACTGGCACAACGCCCACAACTTCTACGGCGACCTAAAAGACCTCGACGCGGCTAACCTGGAGGACGTTCAATCCTTCTTCAAGACTTTTTATGCGCCCAACAATGCGGCGCTGGTTGTAGTCGGCGACTTCAACCCCGCCGAGGCAAAAACGTGGATTAAGAAGTATTTCGAGAACATTCCGAAGTCAACATTGCCCCCCAAAGTAGACCTGACGGAGCCCCGCCAGGAAAAGGAGCAACGCTTCAGCAAAGACGACAAGCTGGCCACCAAGCCCGCCCTGGCCTTCGCCTACCACATGCCCGACAAAAACACGCCGGAGTATTATGCCATGGGCCTGCTCGACCAGATTCTATTGCAGGGCAACGACAGCCGCTTGTACCATGCCTTGGTGCAGGAGCGTGGCTACACCGGCTCGGTGAGCGGCGGCATCAACTCGAGCCTGGGCAACATGTTCAACTACAACGGCCCCATGCTCTGGGATGGCAGCCTGGTGTATGACAAAACCGTTTCGGCCGATTCTGTGGTAGCCGTGCTGGACCGCGAAATTCAGAAGCTTGATAAGGAAGGCGTAAGCCAGGAGATGCTGGATTTGGCTATTGTGAAAATGCGCTCCGACTTATACGACCAGGTAAGTCAGCTATACGGCTTCGGCAAGGCCGATTTGCTGGCCAGTTTCGCTTTATTCGAGAATGACCCGAAGCGGATAAATCAATTGGAAAGCGAGTTTCGGAAAGTGACGCCGGAGCTGATGCAGAAAACGCTGCGCGAATATCTGCGGCCCACAAACCGGACGATTCTAACGATTAATCCATTGGCGAAAAGCTAG
- the metH gene encoding methionine synthase, translating to MKTTRPASPLYDILQQRILVLDGAMGTMIQRHPLTEEDFRGTRFADHPKPLRGNNDLLSLTRPDIISGIHAEYFAAGADMVETNTFSGTTIAQADYGLEHLAYELNYESARIAKEVADEFTAREPHKPRFVAGAIGPTNRTASLSPDVNRPGFRAVTFDELATAYLEQVRGLVEGGSDTLLIETIFDTLNAKAALYAVQKFFDEGGKVVPVMISGTITDASGRTLSGQTVEAFWNSISHLPLLSVGLNCALGADQLHVYVKELSRIADVHVSAYPNAGLPNAFGGYDESAQEFAAVVENYLKEGIVTVAGGCCGTTPQHIAELAKLAEKYQPRQLPEVPKATRLAGLEPFGITPDSLFVNVGERCNVTGSRAFARLIRTGAYEQALQVARDQVEGGAQVLDVNMDEGMLDSEQAMTTFLNLIASEPDISRVPVMIDSSKWSVLEAGLKCVQGKSIVNSISLKESEEVFKERAHTVRQYGAAMVVMAFDENGQADSFEKRIEICKRSYDILVNEVGFPAEDIIFDPNILTVGTGMEEHRNYALDFIEAVRWIKANLPGALTSGGVSNISFSYRGNDVVREAMHTSFLYHAIRAGLDMGIVNPSQLGVYDEIPKDLLELVEDVLLNRRPDATERLVDFAETVKQKDKVEVVADAWRSLPVAERLQHALVRGITEFIDEDTEEVRQQVGRPLEVIEGPLMAGMNVVGDLFGAGKMFLPQVVKSARVMKKAVAYLEPFLLADKQGSERQTAGKILLATVKGDVHDIGKNIVGVVLACNNFDIVDLGVMVPLERILDEAEKQNVDVIGLSGLITPSLDEMVYVAQEMEKRGLKTPLLIGGATTSRLHAAVKVAPNYSGPMVHVHDASRSVGVAASLLGSSAETYAKTVSDEYAALRADYATRQREKNYLTIEAARENQFKADWETTPITKPTFLGTKVLDNYPLAELAEYIDWTPFFHTWELKGRYPRILEDENLGEAATKLFADAQAMLQKVISENLLTARAVVGFWPANTVGYDTIEVYADDTREQVMTEFFTLRQQGEKGPRIPNLAFSDFLAPKDSGRQDYIGGFAVTAGLGIEKLIEKFEADHDDYSSIMIKALADRLAEAFAERLHQRVREEFWGYSADEKLTKEELIQEKYRGVRPAPGYPGCPDHTEKITLFQLLDADQQTGIILTENLAMYPASSVSGLYYAHPDSRYFGLGKIARDQVEDIAQRKNMPIAELERWLSPNLNYNPTSVPVTAL from the coding sequence ATGAAAACGACTCGCCCCGCCTCTCCCCTTTACGACATTCTCCAACAGCGCATTCTGGTGCTCGATGGCGCCATGGGCACCATGATTCAGCGTCACCCACTGACGGAAGAGGATTTTCGGGGAACGCGCTTCGCCGACCACCCCAAGCCCCTGCGCGGCAACAACGACTTACTCAGCCTCACCCGCCCTGATATCATCAGCGGCATTCACGCTGAGTATTTCGCCGCCGGCGCCGACATGGTGGAAACCAACACCTTCAGCGGCACCACCATTGCCCAGGCCGACTATGGCTTGGAACACTTGGCATATGAGCTGAACTACGAGTCGGCGCGAATTGCGAAAGAAGTGGCTGATGAGTTTACCGCCCGCGAGCCGCACAAACCGCGTTTCGTAGCAGGTGCCATCGGCCCCACCAACCGGACCGCTTCGCTCTCGCCCGACGTAAACCGCCCCGGCTTTCGCGCCGTGACCTTTGACGAGCTGGCTACCGCTTATCTGGAGCAGGTGCGTGGCCTGGTGGAAGGCGGTTCGGATACACTATTGATAGAAACCATCTTCGACACGCTCAATGCGAAAGCGGCGCTGTATGCCGTGCAGAAGTTCTTTGATGAAGGCGGCAAAGTGGTACCGGTCATGATTTCGGGCACTATCACTGATGCGTCGGGTCGCACGCTTTCGGGGCAGACGGTAGAGGCGTTCTGGAACTCTATCAGTCATTTGCCGCTGCTAAGCGTGGGCTTGAACTGCGCCCTCGGTGCGGACCAGCTACACGTGTATGTAAAGGAGCTGAGTCGCATTGCCGATGTGCACGTTTCGGCCTATCCGAATGCCGGCTTGCCCAACGCTTTTGGAGGCTACGACGAGTCGGCGCAGGAATTCGCGGCAGTCGTTGAAAACTACCTCAAAGAAGGCATTGTAACGGTGGCCGGTGGGTGTTGTGGCACCACGCCTCAGCACATTGCCGAGTTGGCGAAGCTGGCCGAGAAATACCAGCCACGCCAACTGCCTGAAGTGCCCAAAGCCACCCGTTTGGCTGGTTTGGAGCCGTTTGGCATTACTCCCGACAGCCTGTTTGTAAACGTGGGTGAGCGGTGCAACGTGACCGGCTCCCGCGCTTTCGCCCGCCTCATCCGCACGGGTGCTTACGAGCAGGCCCTGCAAGTAGCCCGCGACCAAGTGGAAGGCGGTGCCCAGGTGCTCGACGTGAATATGGACGAAGGCATGCTCGACTCGGAGCAGGCCATGACCACTTTCCTCAACCTGATTGCCTCCGAGCCCGACATTTCGCGGGTGCCGGTGATGATTGACTCCTCAAAGTGGAGCGTGCTGGAAGCCGGACTGAAGTGCGTGCAGGGCAAGAGCATCGTCAATTCCATTTCGCTGAAAGAAAGCGAGGAAGTATTTAAGGAGCGCGCTCACACCGTGCGCCAGTACGGCGCAGCAATGGTGGTGATGGCCTTCGATGAAAACGGCCAGGCTGACTCTTTTGAGAAGCGCATCGAGATATGTAAGCGCAGCTACGACATTCTGGTAAACGAAGTAGGCTTTCCCGCCGAGGACATCATCTTTGACCCTAACATCCTGACCGTGGGCACCGGCATGGAGGAGCACCGCAACTATGCCTTGGACTTCATTGAGGCCGTGCGTTGGATCAAAGCCAATCTGCCCGGCGCTCTTACCAGCGGTGGTGTTAGTAACATAAGCTTCTCTTACCGCGGCAACGACGTGGTGCGTGAAGCCATGCACACCTCTTTCCTCTACCACGCCATACGCGCTGGGCTGGACATGGGTATTGTAAACCCCAGCCAGCTGGGCGTGTATGATGAGATTCCGAAAGATTTATTGGAGCTAGTAGAGGACGTATTGCTCAACCGCCGCCCCGACGCCACCGAGCGCCTCGTAGACTTTGCCGAAACGGTGAAGCAGAAGGACAAGGTGGAAGTGGTAGCCGACGCTTGGCGCAGTCTGCCCGTGGCCGAGCGCCTGCAACACGCGCTAGTTCGCGGCATCACCGAGTTTATTGATGAAGACACGGAAGAAGTGCGCCAGCAAGTAGGCCGGCCGCTGGAAGTAATCGAAGGTCCGCTGATGGCCGGCATGAACGTAGTCGGTGACCTGTTTGGCGCCGGCAAAATGTTCTTGCCGCAAGTAGTAAAGTCGGCCCGGGTGATGAAAAAAGCAGTGGCGTATCTGGAGCCTTTCCTGCTGGCCGATAAGCAAGGCTCGGAGCGGCAAACTGCTGGCAAGATTCTGCTGGCTACCGTGAAAGGCGACGTGCATGACATCGGCAAAAACATTGTGGGTGTGGTGCTTGCCTGCAACAACTTCGACATTGTGGACCTCGGCGTAATGGTGCCGCTGGAGCGTATTCTGGATGAAGCGGAGAAGCAAAACGTAGACGTAATTGGCCTAAGCGGCTTGATTACGCCCAGCCTCGATGAGATGGTGTACGTGGCGCAAGAAATGGAAAAGCGTGGCTTAAAGACGCCGCTGCTTATTGGTGGTGCTACTACTTCCCGTCTACATGCGGCCGTAAAGGTGGCGCCCAACTACTCCGGGCCGATGGTGCACGTGCACGACGCTTCGCGCTCGGTGGGCGTGGCCGCTAGTCTGCTCGGTTCCAGTGCTGAGACCTATGCCAAGACCGTTAGCGACGAGTACGCGGCTCTCCGCGCCGACTATGCTACCCGCCAGCGGGAGAAGAACTACTTGACTATTGAAGCGGCACGCGAAAATCAGTTTAAGGCTGATTGGGAGACTACTCCGATTACGAAGCCAACCTTTCTGGGCACGAAAGTGCTTGACAACTATCCGTTGGCTGAGTTGGCCGAGTACATCGACTGGACACCTTTCTTCCATACTTGGGAACTGAAAGGACGCTATCCGCGCATTCTGGAGGACGAAAACCTTGGCGAAGCGGCTACCAAGCTATTTGCCGATGCCCAGGCAATGCTCCAGAAAGTTATCAGCGAAAACCTGCTCACTGCCCGCGCGGTGGTTGGTTTCTGGCCCGCAAATACCGTTGGTTACGACACCATTGAGGTCTATGCAGATGACACGCGCGAGCAGGTAATGACCGAGTTTTTCACTTTGCGTCAGCAGGGCGAAAAAGGCCCCCGCATTCCGAACCTTGCCTTCTCCGACTTTTTGGCCCCCAAAGATTCAGGCCGCCAAGACTACATTGGTGGTTTCGCCGTGACTGCAGGCTTGGGTATTGAAAAGCTTATCGAAAAGTTTGAGGCCGACCATGACGACTATTCCAGCATCATGATTAAGGCGCTGGCTGACCGCTTGGCCGAGGCTTTTGCTGAGCGTCTGCACCAGCGCGTGCGGGAAGAATTCTGGGGCTATTCGGCTGATGAGAAGCTGACGAAGGAAGAGCTGATTCAGGAGAAGTACCGCGGCGTGCGGCCCGCGCCCGGCTACCCTGGCTGCCCTGACCACACGGAGAAAATCACGCTGTTTCAACTGCTTGATGCCGACCAGCAAACGGGTATCATCCTCACCGAAAACCTGGCGATGTACCCGGCCTCATCGGTAAGCGGCCTCTACTACGCGCATCCCGATTCGCGCT